The sequence TTGCTGCTGAACTTCAAAAATATAAATTATTGTTATTGGAATAAAGCATTGTCATAACAATTTCCTTTTACTCATTAGTTTTTATTTTGTTATTCGTGATATGCTTCGCAATTCCGCTCATAGTTCGGGTAATGTTTTTTCCAGTTATTGACGAAAATAACCTTTCTGTCAAACAGATCAATGACCGTAATAAGGTACAACCAAACCAGACCTGTATGGATATAGATAATATCTGACACCCAGACCTATTTGCTGTTTTTAACCTAAAAATTCTAATTCATATAATTCTCTACAACAGGGTATCGGTGAGAAGAAACCTAACGAAGTGGTTCGGCGTAGCTAATTGGTGGTTTTTTTAAATTTTTTCTTCACAATACTTCTCAGGTTGCAAAAAAAGGGCGTGAGGTACTTATTCCCTTTGCTTTCAATTCTCTGGCCGTGCAGGGACTTCCATATTGATGGAGGTTAAATAATAGAAATACTGTTTACTTTAGAAAGCCTTAAAATTTCTTAAATAAATTTTACAAACTGTCTTTCTTTCGATAGTGTATCAGTGATAATTTTTTAAGAATCTCTGCACTTTGCTCTGGGGTAATATCACGTTGTGGTTCTGCCAGCATTTCGTAGCCGACCATAAATTTTTTCACTTCGGCGTTTCGTAGCAATGGCGGGTAAAAATGCATATGAAAATGCCATTCTGGGTGTAGTTTCCCATCTGTTGGAGATTGGTGGATTCCTGCTGAATATGGAAACGAAATCTCAAAAAGATTGTCGTATTTTGTGGTTAAATCTTTTATTATTGAAGCTAAAGACAGCTTTTCTGAATCAGAAAACTGCAGGATATTTTCCGCTCTTCTTTTGCTGATAATCATTGTTTCGTAAGGCCAGACTGCCCAAAACGGAACTAATGCAACAAAATCTTCATTTTCAAGAATGATTCTTTCTTCGGCTTCTAATTCTTTTTTAACATAGTCTTCCAGAAGTGACCTTCCGTTTTTATCAAAGTATTTTTTAAGATTTTCCTGAGTTCTCAAAACCGTTGACGGAATTGAAGACTGCGCCCAGATTTGTCCGTGAGGATGTGGATTACTGCAACCCATCACACTTCCTTTGTTCTCAAAAATCTGAACATGATTGATGTAATCTTCAGCTCCCAAATTTTCGTACTGCTGTTGCCAAACATCTACCACTTTTTTGATGTCGTCGACTTCCATTTCTGGCAAAGTCAGGCTGTGATTTTCCGAAAAACAAATGACTCTATTAATTCCTCGCTCCGGTTTTAATGAAAAAAAATCTGACCGTTCATCAGAAAATTCAACATCATCTTTCATCAAAGAACCAAAATCGTTTTCGAAAACAAAAACACCTTTATAATCAGGATTTTTATCACCATTCACACGTACATTTCCCGAACATAAGTAGCAATTCGGGTCGTGAGCAGGAAGTTTTTCTTCGGTTACTTTTTCAGTTTGTCCCTGCCAAGGTCGGTTGGCTCGTTGCGGAGACACTAGAATCCATTCATCCAAAAGCGGATTGTATCTTCTGTGAGGGTGCTGCTTTTGATTAAATGACGAATTCATTCCTTTTGTATTCTCTAATTCCATCTGATATTTTTACACGGTACACTTTCATTTCGATATCAAAATCTGCTCTGTATTTTGCACTGATGTTTTTAATCACTTCATCTACATTTTCATCTTTTATAAGATTGATACTGCATCCGCCAAAGCCACCACCCATTATTCTTGCACCCAAAACGCCGTTTTCTTTTAAAGTTTCTTCCACCATAAAATCCAATTCTCCGCAACTTACTTCAAATTCTGTTGAAAGTCCGGAATGAGTTTCGTTAAGAAGTTCTCCCAAATATTTCACATCGCCTTCAGATAATGCTTTGGCTGCTTTTTCAACTCTTTTAATTTCCTTGAGAAGATACAGACATCTTTTATAAGATGTCTCCCCTATTTCAGTTCTCACTTCATCCAGCATTGAAAAGCTAAAATCTCTGAATTTTTCTATTTCTGGAAACTTTTCCCACAAAACTTTTTTACCGTTATCGACATCATTTCTCCTGTCGTTATAGCCGGAAGTCAGATGCGTATGTTTTACACAACTATCGAAAAGCAGCAGACTGTACCCGTCGATATTGGCTTCAAAATACTGATGCTCCAAAGAATTGCAGTCGAGCATTATTACTTGATGTTCTTTTCCGAAAACGGATGCGAACTGGTCCATAATTCCGCACTTTACACCAACAAAGGTATGTTCGGATTTTTGACCAATAAGTGCCAATTCTTTTTTAGATAAATTTAAATCAAAAATCTGGTTGAGAATATAGGCAAATCCACATTCCAAAGCTGCCGACGAAGACAAACCGGAACCCATCGGAATCGTACTGCTGAAGGCAATCTGCAAACCGCCAATCTCTTTCCCGCTTTCCTGAATGGCATTGAAAACACCCAACAAATAATTAACCCAGGTCTGCGAAACCGGAGTTTGCTTTTGATGAATATTAAAACTAAAAGATTCATTAAAATCCTTCGCAAAAAAAGTGCAGTTTTCTGAGTCATCCACCTTTTTTACGGCAAAACAAATATGCTTGTCGATGGCGGCTGGAAGAACGAAACCATCGCTGTAATCAACGTGTTCACCGATAATATTAATTCTTCCGGGAGCCAGAAAAAACTTTCAGGTTCAGATTGAAAGGCTGATTGAAATGCCTCTTTGGTATGTTTGATTAATTTCTCCTGCATAGGTGACTGCAATTTATGATTTTAAATCTTTTTTGCCACGAATACACGAATGTTTTTTTGGAAAAAATATAAAATTTATTCCTGCATTCGTGGCATATTTTAAATCAAGCAATTACTTTCTTTTCATTACTTTTTTTGCGGCTTCAACAATGTCGTTTGCAGTTAAACTGTATTTTTCCATCAATTGATCTGGTGTTCCGCTTTCTCCGAAACTATCGTTTACGGCAACATATTCCTGAGGTGCAAGATATTCTGTAATCAAAAGTTGAGCAACGCTGTCTCCTAAACCGCCAAATCTGTTGTGTTCTTCTGCAGTCACAACGCAACCCGTTTTCTTTACAGATTTTAAAATCGCTTCAGCATCCAAAGGTTTGATCGTGTGAATATTGATAATTTCAGCATCAATTCCCTGCTCTTCCAGGATTTCGCCTGCTTTTATCGCTTCCCAAACCAAATGTCCGGTTGCAA comes from Chryseobacterium sp. 3008163 and encodes:
- a CDS encoding UDP-glucose--hexose-1-phosphate uridylyltransferase, whose protein sequence is MELENTKGMNSSFNQKQHPHRRYNPLLDEWILVSPQRANRPWQGQTEKVTEEKLPAHDPNCYLCSGNVRVNGDKNPDYKGVFVFENDFGSLMKDDVEFSDERSDFFSLKPERGINRVICFSENHSLTLPEMEVDDIKKVVDVWQQQYENLGAEDYINHVQIFENKGSVMGCSNPHPHGQIWAQSSIPSTVLRTQENLKKYFDKNGRSLLEDYVKKELEAEERIILENEDFVALVPFWAVWPYETMIISKRRAENILQFSDSEKLSLASIIKDLTTKYDNLFEISFPYSAGIHQSPTDGKLHPEWHFHMHFYPPLLRNAEVKKFMVGYEMLAEPQRDITPEQSAEILKKLSLIHYRKKDSL
- the galK gene encoding galactokinase; protein product: MIGEHVDYSDGFVLPAAIDKHICFAVKKVDDSENCTFFAKDFNESFSFNIHQKQTPVSQTWVNYLLGVFNAIQESGKEIGGLQIAFSSTIPMGSGLSSSAALECGFAYILNQIFDLNLSKKELALIGQKSEHTFVGVKCGIMDQFASVFGKEHQVIMLDCNSLEHQYFEANIDGYSLLLFDSCVKHTHLTSGYNDRRNDVDNGKKVLWEKFPEIEKFRDFSFSMLDEVRTEIGETSYKRCLYLLKEIKRVEKAAKALSEGDVKYLGELLNETHSGLSTEFEVSCGELDFMVEETLKENGVLGARIMGGGFGGCSINLIKDENVDEVIKNISAKYRADFDIEMKVYRVKISDGIREYKRNEFVI